A single genomic interval of Aegicerativicinus sediminis harbors:
- a CDS encoding sodium:solute symporter family protein, with product MISDILTLSLGVQNWTYILVGLSFSIYIGIAIWSRAGSTKEFYVAGGGVSPLANGMATAADWMSAASFISMAGIISFAGYDGAVYLMGWTGGYVLLALLLAPYLRKFGKFTVPDFIGDRYYSKTARIVAVLCALLVSFTYVAGQMRGVGIVFSRFLEVDINTGVIIGMLIVLFYAVLGGMKGITYTQVAQYCVLIFAFMVPAIFISIQMTGNPIPQFGFGSTLSDGSGTYLLDKLDGLSTELGFHEYTSGSKSLIDVFAITLALMVGTAGLPHVIVRFFTVKRVKDARLSAGIALLLIVILYSTAPAVAAFARTNLLTTVRDQPYENVPEWFTKWEKTGLVTFTDKNGDGTIQYVGDKAINELEIDPDITVLANPEIADLPNWVIALVAAGGLAAALSTAAGLLLVISSSVSHDLIKKVINPSISDNGELIAARISAVGAVCVAGYFGINPPGFVAAVVALAFGLAAASFFPAIILGIFYKRMNKEGAVAGMVVGISFMLYYMVKFKLGWLDETIPDKSEWWFGISPEGFGTVAMVLNFIVSIVVMKFTKAPPEDVQELVENIRIPSGAGEAHGH from the coding sequence ATGATAAGTGATATTTTAACCCTTTCATTAGGTGTTCAGAATTGGACCTATATTTTAGTTGGACTTTCATTTTCTATTTACATAGGTATTGCAATATGGTCCCGGGCTGGGTCTACAAAAGAATTTTATGTTGCTGGAGGTGGGGTTTCTCCCTTGGCCAATGGTATGGCAACAGCGGCAGATTGGATGAGTGCCGCCTCATTTATTTCCATGGCAGGAATAATTTCATTTGCTGGCTATGATGGTGCTGTATATCTTATGGGCTGGACAGGCGGTTATGTACTGTTAGCATTATTGTTGGCTCCATATCTAAGAAAGTTCGGGAAGTTTACAGTGCCAGATTTCATAGGTGATCGCTATTATTCCAAAACGGCAAGAATCGTTGCGGTCCTCTGCGCACTCTTGGTGTCTTTTACTTATGTTGCCGGGCAAATGCGTGGGGTTGGTATTGTCTTTTCTCGCTTTTTAGAAGTGGATATTAATACAGGTGTAATTATTGGAATGCTCATTGTATTGTTTTATGCGGTATTAGGTGGTATGAAAGGAATAACTTATACTCAAGTCGCCCAATATTGTGTCTTGATTTTTGCCTTTATGGTACCTGCTATTTTTATCTCCATTCAAATGACCGGCAATCCAATTCCACAATTTGGATTTGGGAGTACCTTGAGTGACGGAAGTGGCACATATTTGTTAGATAAATTAGATGGTTTAAGCACAGAATTGGGATTTCATGAATATACAAGTGGATCTAAATCTTTAATTGATGTTTTCGCTATTACCTTGGCCCTTATGGTAGGTACCGCAGGATTACCACATGTAATTGTTAGATTTTTCACAGTTAAAAGAGTGAAAGATGCTCGATTGTCAGCTGGTATCGCATTATTATTAATTGTAATACTCTATTCTACAGCACCAGCAGTTGCTGCTTTTGCAAGAACCAATTTATTAACAACTGTAAGGGATCAGCCTTATGAAAATGTTCCAGAATGGTTCACAAAATGGGAAAAAACGGGTCTTGTTACTTTTACAGATAAAAATGGAGACGGCACCATTCAATATGTCGGGGATAAGGCAATAAATGAATTGGAAATTGATCCAGATATTACAGTGTTGGCAAATCCTGAAATTGCCGATTTACCAAATTGGGTTATTGCACTTGTTGCCGCAGGAGGGTTGGCAGCAGCTTTATCAACTGCGGCGGGGCTTTTATTGGTAATTTCTTCTTCTGTTTCCCATGATTTAATTAAGAAGGTGATTAATCCATCCATATCTGATAATGGAGAATTAATTGCTGCTAGAATAAGTGCCGTAGGTGCGGTTTGTGTAGCAGGTTATTTCGGCATCAACCCACCAGGTTTTGTTGCAGCGGTGGTTGCCCTAGCATTCGGACTTGCAGCCGCCTCATTTTTCCCGGCAATTATTTTAGGCATATTTTACAAAAGGATGAATAAAGAAGGAGCTGTAGCCGGCATGGTGGTTGGTATTTCCTTTATGTTGTACTATATGGTTAAATTCAAATTAGGATGGTTAGACGAAACTATACCGGATAAAAGTGAATGGTGGTTTGGAATTTCTCCGGAAGGATTTGGTACGGTTGCCATGGTCCTCAATTTTATTGTATCTATTGTTGTTATGAAATTTACCAAAGCACCACCCGAAGATGTGCAAGAATTGGTTGAAAATATCAGGATACCAAGTGGTGCAGGAGAGGCCCACGGCCATTAA
- a CDS encoding YfiT family bacillithiol transferase, whose product MLEQLKYPIGKFELPTQVNYEQTLKNIEVISEFPQKLKEAVLVVGDSRIDQPYRPEGWSVRQLVHHCADSHLNSICRFKLALTEDRPTIKTYEEGEWAKLVDYQLPVSVSLQLLEALHLRWTALLKSFTPKDLKTEFIHPGFGGAMNLEIAIALYAWHCQHHLAHVTELIKRENWS is encoded by the coding sequence ATGTTAGAACAATTAAAATATCCTATTGGAAAATTTGAATTGCCAACGCAAGTAAACTACGAACAGACTTTAAAGAATATTGAAGTGATTTCAGAATTTCCCCAAAAACTGAAGGAGGCTGTTCTTGTGGTTGGCGATAGCAGAATTGATCAACCTTACCGCCCTGAAGGGTGGTCGGTTAGACAACTTGTTCATCATTGCGCTGACAGTCATTTAAATTCGATTTGTAGATTTAAATTGGCCCTGACTGAAGATCGACCTACTATTAAAACTTATGAAGAAGGCGAATGGGCGAAATTAGTGGATTACCAACTACCCGTGTCAGTTTCATTACAATTATTGGAAGCCCTTCATCTTCGTTGGACGGCACTACTGAAATCGTTTACGCCTAAGGATTTAAAAACAGAATTTATTCATCCAGGTTTTGGTGGAGCGATGAATCTCGAAATTGCAATTGCATTATATGCTTGGCATTGTCAACACCACCTTGCGCATGTAACTGAATTGATTAAAAGGGAAAATTGGTCTTAA
- a CDS encoding alanine/glycine:cation symporter family protein, whose product MQQLDYWLSEFASFVWGLPLLIILMGGGLYLLILSKFLPFRYFGHAVNVLRGKYDDPNDPGQISHFQALSTALASTIGMGNVAGVAVAIAIGGPGAIFWMWISAIVGMCTKFFTCTLAILYRGKDSEGELQGGPMYVIREGLGKAWQPLALMFSLCGMIGALPVFNVNQLTQAINDIILVPQGLDFGFKSDLVIGIVLAMITSFVILGGLSRISKTASKLVPFMVVLYFGSVLIILGINYNVVPHYFTLIFTDAFDAGNFKGDAFLGGMVGGLMLLGIRRGAFSNEAGIGTAPLAHGAAKTDEPIREGLVAMMGPAIDTLVVCTLTALAILVTNVWEVTDNNGVSLTASAFQNAMPGFGKYLLMLCVAVFSISSLFSYSYYGTKCMAYVFGVKNAKYYNYLYILSIVIGATTTLSIVINLVDGVFALMAIPTMLSTFILAPRVVKEFKNYIHRLRNNTV is encoded by the coding sequence ATGCAACAATTAGACTACTGGCTTTCCGAATTTGCCTCTTTCGTATGGGGTTTACCGTTATTGATAATTCTTATGGGAGGTGGGTTGTACCTCCTTATTCTTTCAAAATTTTTACCCTTTCGGTATTTCGGTCATGCCGTAAATGTTCTTAGAGGAAAGTATGATGACCCTAATGATCCTGGTCAAATCAGCCACTTTCAGGCCTTAAGTACTGCATTGGCTTCTACTATTGGTATGGGTAATGTTGCAGGAGTTGCGGTGGCAATTGCTATTGGTGGACCAGGAGCTATTTTTTGGATGTGGATTAGTGCTATAGTTGGTATGTGTACCAAATTTTTCACCTGTACCTTGGCAATACTTTACAGAGGTAAAGATTCTGAAGGTGAATTACAGGGTGGTCCTATGTATGTAATTCGAGAGGGGTTGGGTAAAGCTTGGCAACCTTTAGCTCTAATGTTTAGTTTATGTGGAATGATAGGAGCATTGCCTGTATTCAACGTAAATCAATTAACACAAGCGATAAACGACATTATTTTGGTTCCCCAAGGTTTAGATTTTGGTTTTAAATCTGACCTAGTCATAGGAATTGTACTGGCAATGATTACTTCCTTCGTAATTTTAGGTGGGCTGTCTAGAATTAGTAAGACTGCTTCAAAATTAGTACCCTTCATGGTTGTACTTTATTTTGGATCTGTCCTGATCATATTAGGTATTAATTACAATGTTGTACCCCATTATTTTACCTTGATTTTCACAGATGCATTTGACGCAGGTAATTTTAAAGGTGATGCCTTTTTAGGTGGAATGGTAGGAGGATTAATGCTATTAGGTATTAGAAGAGGAGCTTTTTCAAATGAAGCAGGTATTGGTACGGCACCTTTAGCTCATGGGGCGGCTAAAACCGATGAACCTATCAGGGAAGGATTGGTAGCTATGATGGGGCCTGCCATTGATACTTTGGTGGTTTGTACTCTTACAGCCCTTGCTATTTTGGTTACAAATGTATGGGAAGTAACTGATAACAATGGGGTAAGTTTAACAGCATCTGCTTTTCAGAATGCAATGCCTGGGTTTGGTAAATACCTATTGATGTTATGTGTGGCCGTGTTCAGTATTTCCTCTTTATTTTCCTATTCGTATTATGGAACTAAATGCATGGCCTACGTCTTTGGAGTAAAAAATGCAAAATATTATAACTATCTGTATATTTTAAGTATTGTAATTGGAGCAACTACCACCTTGAGTATCGTTATTAATTTGGTAGATGGTGTGTTTGCTTTAATGGCAATTCCTACAATGCTTTCTACTTTTATTTTGGCGCCGAGGGTTGTAAAAGAATTCAAAAACTATATACATAGATTAAGAAACAATACAGTTTAA
- a CDS encoding DUF4212 domain-containing protein — MDKHEKCHRYWKRNIRYVMVLLLIWFAASYGASIIFKDELNEIQIAGFKLGFWFAQQGSMYVFVILIFVYVWLMNRLDKEFGYDK, encoded by the coding sequence ATGGATAAACACGAGAAATGCCATCGCTATTGGAAACGTAATATACGCTATGTTATGGTGTTGTTATTGATTTGGTTTGCAGCTTCTTACGGTGCTTCAATTATATTTAAAGATGAACTAAATGAGATTCAAATTGCGGGCTTTAAATTAGGCTTTTGGTTTGCCCAACAAGGCTCTATGTATGTGTTTGTCATTTTGATTTTTGTATACGTTTGGTTAATGAATCGTCTAGATAAAGAATTTGGTTATGATAAGTGA
- a CDS encoding AraC family transcriptional regulator, producing the protein MDHLLRHHIANRKLNTLVENRTTYNADYAELNIYETHTYAEKVRLEFDFPVIASMLTGKKIMHLEGIPSFDFFPGESVVMPSNKAMVIDFPLATENQPTQCLALGIDSEKIGEVVEKFNHHVAIERENNNWSIDNNPSHLTNNVEVDHLVERLVYTFINGSKSKDVLLDLMIQELIVRLLQTKAKSIILNDVEGIFNDTRIGMVIKYIKQNLTNKDISVDTLAEKACMSTSHFHKKFKNTLGISPIDYINSEKIKFAKKLMKETNDSRMSEIAFKSGFNNISYFNRQFKKLEMMTPQQFKKSIS; encoded by the coding sequence ATGGATCATCTTTTAAGACACCATATTGCAAATCGTAAGTTGAACACTTTGGTAGAAAACCGTACTACCTACAATGCAGATTATGCTGAGTTAAACATTTATGAAACCCATACATACGCTGAAAAAGTCCGGTTAGAATTTGATTTTCCAGTAATTGCAAGCATGCTGACTGGAAAAAAAATAATGCATTTAGAAGGTATCCCATCCTTCGACTTTTTCCCAGGAGAATCTGTAGTTATGCCTAGTAATAAGGCAATGGTGATCGATTTTCCTTTGGCAACAGAAAATCAACCAACCCAATGTTTAGCTTTAGGAATAGATTCTGAAAAAATTGGTGAAGTAGTTGAAAAATTTAACCATCATGTTGCAATAGAAAGGGAAAATAATAATTGGTCCATAGATAACAATCCTTCCCACTTAACTAATAATGTAGAGGTAGACCATTTGGTTGAACGATTAGTCTATACATTCATTAATGGCAGCAAGAGTAAAGATGTGTTATTAGATTTAATGATACAGGAACTTATTGTTAGGCTTTTACAAACAAAGGCAAAAAGCATTATTCTTAACGATGTTGAAGGTATTTTCAATGACACCCGTATTGGGATGGTTATAAAGTACATCAAACAAAACTTAACCAATAAGGATATATCTGTAGACACTTTGGCTGAAAAGGCATGTATGAGCACCTCCCATTTTCACAAAAAGTTTAAAAACACTTTGGGTATTTCCCCAATAGACTACATTAATTCTGAAAAAATAAAATTTGCCAAAAAATTAATGAAAGAAACAAATGATTCTAGAATGTCTGAAATAGCCTTTAAGTCTGGATTCAATAATATTAGTTATTTCAACAGGCAATTTAAAAAGTTGGAGATGATGACTCCGCAACAATTTAAAAAATCCATCAGTTAA
- the acs gene encoding acetate--CoA ligase, with protein sequence MSNYHIKNLEEYYQVYRKSVRFPEVFWEEIAEEHFQWYKRWDKVLEWDFTKPEVKWFQGAKLNITENCLDRHLRIRGDKTAILFEPNNPDEPSQHITYKQLHARVNKMANVLKSEGIQKGDRVCIYLPMIPELAFAILACARIGAIHSVVFAGFSSTALATRINDCDCKLVITSDGSYRGSKTIDLKGIVDEALEKCPNVSSVLVVNRIDSKIEMKEGRDKWLQPLLDEAFDECTPEVMDAEDPLFILYTSGSTGKPKGMVHTTAGYMVYTAYTFKNIFQYREQDIYWCTADIGWITGHSYIVYGPLANGATSVMFEGVPSYPDFGRFWEIVDKHKVTQFYTAPTAIRALAKEGVEHIEKFDLSSLKVLGTVGEPINEEAWHWYDDNIGKKKSPIVDTWWQTETGGVMISPIPFATPTKPTYATLPFPGIQPALMDENGSEIHGNQVDGRLCIKFPWPSMARTIWGNHERYRDTYFSAFQNKYFTGDGALRDEVGYYRITGRVDDVIIVSGHNLGTAPIEDAINEHPAVAESAIVGYPHDIKGNALYGYVTLKETGEYRNQDNLRKEINQLITEMIGPIAKLDKIQFTAGLPKTRSGKIMRRILRKIASGETTNLGDTSTLLNPEVVQEIMDNVLK encoded by the coding sequence ATGAGTAATTATCATATTAAAAATTTAGAAGAATATTATCAGGTATACCGTAAATCTGTTAGGTTTCCTGAAGTTTTTTGGGAAGAAATTGCAGAAGAACATTTTCAATGGTACAAACGTTGGGATAAGGTTTTAGAATGGGATTTTACCAAACCAGAAGTTAAGTGGTTTCAAGGTGCCAAATTGAATATCACTGAAAATTGCCTCGATCGACATCTTAGAATTAGAGGTGATAAAACCGCTATTTTGTTTGAACCTAATAATCCCGATGAACCATCACAACACATCACTTATAAACAGTTACATGCCAGAGTTAATAAAATGGCAAATGTATTGAAGAGTGAAGGGATTCAAAAAGGAGATAGGGTATGTATATATTTGCCAATGATTCCAGAATTGGCGTTTGCAATATTGGCATGTGCAAGAATTGGTGCAATACATTCAGTAGTTTTTGCCGGATTTAGCTCCACTGCCTTAGCGACGAGAATTAATGATTGTGATTGTAAATTGGTAATTACAAGTGATGGTTCTTATCGTGGATCTAAAACCATAGACCTAAAAGGAATTGTTGATGAAGCTTTGGAGAAATGTCCGAATGTTTCTTCTGTTTTAGTTGTGAATCGCATAGATTCAAAAATTGAGATGAAGGAGGGTAGGGATAAATGGTTGCAGCCACTCCTTGATGAGGCTTTCGATGAATGTACTCCTGAAGTAATGGACGCAGAGGATCCACTTTTCATTTTATACACTTCAGGATCTACTGGTAAACCAAAAGGAATGGTTCATACCACTGCCGGTTATATGGTTTACACAGCTTATACCTTTAAAAATATTTTTCAATATAGGGAACAAGATATTTATTGGTGTACTGCCGATATTGGTTGGATAACCGGACACAGTTATATCGTTTATGGTCCTTTGGCGAATGGAGCTACTTCTGTAATGTTCGAAGGCGTTCCAAGCTACCCAGACTTTGGAAGGTTTTGGGAAATTGTGGATAAACATAAAGTAACCCAATTCTATACTGCACCAACAGCTATTAGGGCATTGGCAAAAGAAGGGGTTGAGCATATTGAAAAATTTGACTTATCGTCCTTAAAAGTATTGGGTACAGTTGGAGAACCGATAAACGAAGAAGCTTGGCATTGGTATGATGACAATATCGGGAAAAAGAAGAGTCCGATTGTAGATACTTGGTGGCAAACAGAAACAGGGGGCGTTATGATTTCTCCGATTCCATTCGCCACGCCAACGAAACCAACATACGCCACTTTACCCTTTCCGGGCATACAACCTGCTTTAATGGATGAAAATGGTTCTGAAATTCATGGGAACCAAGTTGATGGAAGGTTGTGTATTAAATTTCCTTGGCCTTCAATGGCAAGAACAATTTGGGGTAATCATGAAAGATATCGAGATACATATTTCTCCGCATTTCAAAACAAGTATTTCACTGGTGATGGTGCACTTCGGGATGAAGTAGGCTATTACAGAATTACTGGTCGAGTGGATGATGTGATTATCGTTTCTGGTCATAATTTAGGAACAGCACCTATTGAGGATGCTATCAATGAGCATCCTGCCGTTGCAGAATCAGCTATAGTTGGTTATCCCCATGATATTAAGGGAAATGCTCTTTATGGTTATGTCACCCTAAAGGAAACGGGAGAATATAGAAATCAGGATAACCTTAGAAAAGAAATTAACCAGCTAATCACGGAAATGATTGGACCGATAGCAAAATTGGATAAAATTCAGTTTACAGCTGGTTTACCCAAAACTAGATCAGGAAAAATCATGCGTAGAATACTACGTAAAATTGCGTCTGGCGAAACTACTAACTTAGGAGATACTAGTACACTCCTAAATCCGGAAGTTGTGCAGGAAATAATGGATAATGTTTTGAAATAA
- a CDS encoding DUF779 domain-containing protein, whose protein sequence is MQRIAITDKASAVVDQLKNQHGELIFHQSGGCCDGSAPMIFEKDDMYLDESDILLGNVNGVNFYMNQDQFEYWKHTHLTIDITEGRGASFSLEIPLGVRFIINSRLLTSEEQEYFNS, encoded by the coding sequence ATGCAAAGAATAGCAATTACAGACAAAGCTTCAGCGGTTGTAGACCAATTGAAAAACCAGCACGGGGAACTCATTTTTCACCAAAGTGGTGGCTGTTGCGATGGTTCTGCACCCATGATTTTTGAAAAAGACGACATGTATTTGGACGAAAGCGATATTTTGCTGGGTAATGTTAATGGTGTAAATTTTTACATGAATCAAGACCAATTTGAATATTGGAAGCATACCCATTTAACGATCGATATTACTGAGGGGAGAGGCGCAAGTTTTTCTCTTGAAATTCCGTTGGGAGTTCGGTTCATTATAAACTCTCGATTGCTCACTTCTGAGGAGCAAGAATATTTTAATTCATAA
- a CDS encoding Crp/Fnr family transcriptional regulator → MEEFTQLFEVINQQVSLEDSDKEKLCKFFEINYYKKGDYILKVGEVARSVCYINNGCTRMFYLDEQGQEHIIMFSVEGWWTSDLGSLISQTPSDFNVECLEDSEVFEISHSNLDPMFFEVPKMERFFRKLVERAYVASQNRIVKSFSLTAKERYLEFNEQYPHIETRIPQYMLASYLGITKEFLSKIKNSVKNKS, encoded by the coding sequence TTGGAAGAGTTCACCCAACTATTTGAGGTAATTAATCAACAGGTTTCTTTGGAAGATTCTGATAAGGAAAAGCTGTGTAAGTTTTTTGAGATTAATTATTACAAAAAAGGTGATTATATATTAAAAGTAGGTGAGGTTGCCCGTTCTGTATGTTATATCAATAATGGTTGTACGCGCATGTTTTATTTAGATGAACAGGGGCAGGAACATATTATAATGTTTTCGGTAGAGGGGTGGTGGACTTCAGATTTAGGGAGTCTAATTAGCCAGACGCCCTCTGATTTCAATGTGGAGTGTCTTGAAGACTCGGAGGTTTTTGAAATTTCACATTCAAATTTAGATCCCATGTTTTTTGAAGTTCCTAAGATGGAACGTTTCTTTAGGAAGTTGGTGGAACGTGCTTATGTTGCATCGCAAAATAGAATTGTAAAAAGCTTCAGTCTCACTGCTAAGGAGCGTTATTTGGAATTTAATGAGCAATATCCTCATATTGAAACCAGGATACCACAATACATGTTAGCTTCTTATTTAGGTATTACAAAAGAGTTTTTAAGCAAAATCAAAAACTCTGTAAAAAACAAATCATAA
- a CDS encoding aldehyde dehydrogenase family protein — protein MSYSKPKFKDSYGNFINGKFVPPVNGEYFENRSPIDNSVIAKYPRSTKEDIENAVDAANAAKESWGNTSAAERAALLNKVADIIEENLEEFAVVETCDNGKPIRETLNADVPLSVDHWRYFAACIRAEEGTATELDANTLSLNIKEPLGVVGQIIPWNFPLLMLSWKLPPALATGNCVVLKPAEQTPSSATLLMEKIADVFPPGVVNVVHGFGPEAGKPLASSSKVDKVAFTGETTTGQLIMQYASKNLNPVTMELGGKSPNIFFSSVMDEDDDYLDKAIEGAVLFAFNQGEVCTCPSRILVQEDIYDKFMERVVERTEAIIQGNPYDTSTMVGAQASNDQYEKIKSYINIGKEEGAKVLCGGEANKLSGDCESGFYIKPTILEGHNKMRVFQEEIFGPVVCVTKFRDEAEALEIANDTLYGLGAGVWTRDAHQLYQIPRAIKAGRVWVNCYHAYPAHAPFGGYKKSGFGRENHVMMMDHYRQNKNMLISYDKNKLGFF, from the coding sequence ATGAGTTACAGTAAACCAAAATTTAAAGATTCCTATGGGAATTTTATTAATGGAAAATTTGTTCCACCTGTCAATGGGGAATATTTTGAAAATCGATCTCCGATAGATAATAGTGTTATTGCCAAATACCCTAGATCTACTAAGGAGGATATAGAGAATGCAGTAGATGCGGCTAATGCAGCAAAAGAATCTTGGGGCAATACATCTGCGGCTGAAAGGGCAGCCTTACTCAATAAGGTTGCAGATATCATAGAAGAAAACCTTGAAGAATTTGCAGTTGTTGAAACTTGTGATAATGGTAAGCCTATACGAGAAACCTTAAATGCTGATGTTCCTTTAAGTGTTGACCATTGGCGATATTTTGCTGCCTGTATTAGGGCTGAGGAAGGTACCGCAACTGAATTGGATGCAAATACCCTATCCTTAAACATTAAAGAGCCGTTGGGAGTTGTTGGGCAAATAATTCCATGGAATTTCCCTTTGCTTATGCTTTCTTGGAAATTACCTCCGGCTTTGGCTACTGGTAATTGTGTAGTGCTAAAGCCCGCTGAGCAAACACCATCTTCTGCAACATTGTTGATGGAAAAGATTGCTGATGTGTTTCCTCCAGGGGTTGTTAATGTTGTTCATGGTTTCGGACCAGAAGCAGGGAAGCCCTTGGCTTCAAGTTCTAAAGTGGATAAGGTAGCCTTTACAGGTGAAACAACCACAGGTCAATTAATTATGCAGTATGCATCTAAAAACCTAAATCCGGTTACGATGGAGCTTGGGGGTAAATCTCCAAATATCTTCTTCAGTAGCGTGATGGATGAGGATGACGATTATTTAGATAAGGCAATTGAAGGTGCAGTTTTATTTGCGTTCAACCAAGGTGAGGTATGTACATGTCCATCTAGAATATTGGTGCAAGAAGATATTTACGACAAATTTATGGAACGTGTCGTGGAAAGAACCGAGGCCATTATTCAGGGAAATCCATATGACACGTCTACGATGGTGGGAGCCCAAGCATCTAATGATCAGTATGAGAAAATCAAATCCTATATTAATATTGGAAAAGAAGAAGGGGCTAAGGTGTTATGCGGTGGTGAGGCAAACAAATTATCTGGTGATTGCGAATCAGGCTTTTATATTAAACCCACCATATTAGAAGGTCATAATAAAATGCGTGTATTCCAAGAAGAAATTTTTGGTCCAGTTGTTTGCGTAACTAAATTTAGAGATGAAGCAGAGGCATTAGAAATAGCCAATGACACCTTATATGGTTTAGGAGCTGGAGTTTGGACAAGGGATGCACACCAATTGTATCAAATACCTAGAGCCATTAAAGCTGGTAGGGTGTGGGTGAATTGTTATCACGCTTACCCAGCGCATGCACCTTTCGGAGGATATAAAAAATCTGGATTTGGCCGTGAAAATCATGTAATGATGATGGATCATTACCGTCAAAACAAAAACATGTTGATTTCCTATGACAAAAATAAATTAGGTTTCTTTTAG
- a CDS encoding FMN-binding negative transcriptional regulator: MYDLPHFKDLDEKRVFEFIADHPFALITGSDSAGIPFATQIPVFLEHENEKMYLRGHMMKNNDHHKAFSENPNTLVVFSSPHSYVSATWYDNPHQASTWNYMSVHAKGLIKFLDDIHLISILEKTTLHFEDGNDRSSTYFHNLSEKYTKPLMRAIVAFEIEIETMEHVFKLSQNKNEASYLNIIEKLESRNSSSQFIADEMKKRYSELFGKEKF; encoded by the coding sequence ATGTATGATTTGCCGCATTTCAAAGATTTAGACGAAAAGCGTGTTTTTGAATTTATTGCAGATCATCCCTTCGCCTTAATAACAGGTTCCGATTCGGCAGGTATTCCTTTTGCCACCCAAATTCCGGTGTTTTTAGAACATGAAAATGAGAAAATGTATCTAAGAGGGCATATGATGAAAAATAATGATCACCATAAAGCTTTTTCAGAGAATCCGAACACTTTAGTGGTGTTTAGTTCACCTCATTCATATGTTAGTGCAACTTGGTACGATAATCCACACCAAGCTTCAACTTGGAATTATATGAGTGTACACGCAAAGGGCTTGATTAAGTTTTTAGATGATATTCATTTAATAAGCATATTAGAAAAAACCACCCTTCATTTCGAAGATGGAAACGATCGTTCTAGCACTTATTTTCATAACCTTTCAGAAAAATACACAAAACCATTAATGCGTGCCATCGTAGCTTTTGAAATTGAAATTGAAACGATGGAACATGTTTTTAAACTGAGTCAGAATAAAAATGAGGCGTCTTACCTTAATATCATTGAAAAATTAGAAAGTCGAAATTCATCTTCCCAATTTATAGCGGATGAAATGAAAAAGAGATATTCTGAATTATTTGGTAAAGAAAAATTTTAA